A section of the Solitalea canadensis DSM 3403 genome encodes:
- a CDS encoding ISAon1 family transposase N-terminal region protein produces MQDFSVAQLILPEGMLDYFLLSDIEQTDEHIYISLTEKNTKPEQYGSEHLESKGFFDPIKVQDFPLRTKTVYLLIKRRKWLNHSTGNIVYRDWELVAKGTRITKEFGAFLKALARYSASQRQ; encoded by the coding sequence ATGCAAGATTTTAGCGTAGCCCAATTAATACTGCCGGAGGGAATGTTAGATTATTTTCTCCTTAGCGATATAGAACAAACTGACGAGCATATTTATATTTCGTTAACCGAAAAAAACACTAAACCGGAACAGTACGGCTCTGAGCATTTGGAATCTAAAGGATTCTTTGATCCAATTAAGGTTCAAGACTTTCCATTACGGACAAAAACGGTTTATCTACTCATTAAACGAAGAAAATGGTTGAATCATAGCACAGGGAACATTGTTTACAGGGATTGGGAGCTGGTTGCCAAAGGAACCCGAATTACCAAGGAATTCGGGGCTTTTTTAAAAGCATTGGCTCGATACTCAGCCAGTCAGCGCCAATAG